A stretch of Mus caroli chromosome 5, CAROLI_EIJ_v1.1, whole genome shotgun sequence DNA encodes these proteins:
- the Ibsp gene encoding bone sialoprotein 2 isoform X1 — protein MKTALILLSILGMACAFSMKNFHRRIKAEDSEENGVFKYRPRYFLYKHAYFYPPLKRFPVQGGSDSSEENGDDDSSEEEGEEEETSNEEENNEDSEGNEDQEAEAENATLSTLSGVTASYGAETTPQAQTFELAALQLPKKAGDAESRAPKVKESDEEEEEEEEENENEEAEVDEKELAVNGTSTNSTEVDGGNGSSGGDNGEEAEAEEASVTEADAEGATGGRELTSVGTQTAVLPNGFQQTTPPPEAYGTTSPPIRKSSTVEYGGEYEQTGNEYNNEYEVYDNENGEPRGDTYRAYEDEYSYYKGHGYEGYEGQNYYYHQ, from the exons ATGAAGACTGCTTTAATTTTGCTCAGCATTTTGGGAATGGCCTGTGCTTTCTCG ATGAAAAATTTCCATCGAAGAATCAAAGCAGAGGATTCTGAAGAAAACGGG GTCTTTAAGTACCGGCCACGCTACTTTCTTTATAAACATGCCTACTTTTATCCTCCTCTGAAACGGTTTCCAGTCCAG GGAGGCAGTGACTCTTCCGAAGAAAATGGAGACGACGATAGttctgaggaggagggggaggaagag GAGACTTCAAACGAAGAGGAAAACAATGAAGATTCTGAGGGGAATGAAGaccaggaggccgaggcagagaATGCCACACTTTCCACACTCTCGGGTGTAACAGCTAGCTACGGAGCAGAGACCACACCCCAAGCACAGACTTTTGAGTTAGCGGCACTACAACTGCCCAAGAAG GCTGGAGATGCAGAAAGCAGGGCTCCAAAAGTGAAGGAAAGTgacgaggaagaagaagaggaagaggaagaaaatgagaacgAAGAAGCAGAAGTGGATGAAAAGGAGCTGGCGGTCAACGGCACCAGCACCAACTCCACGGAGGTGGACGGCGGGAATGGCAGCAGCGGAGGCGACAACGGGGAAGAAGCCGAAGCAGAGGAGGCAAGCGTCACTGAAGCAGATGCAGAAGGAGCCACAGGGGGCAGGGAACTGACCAGTGTTGGCACCCAGACAGCTGTCCTTCCGAATGGGTTTCAGCAGACGACCCCACCGCCCGAAGCCTATGGGACCACCTCACCACCGATCAGAAAGAGCAGCACCGTTGAGTATGGGGGAGAATACGAACAAACAGGCAACGAGTACAACAATGAGTATGAAGTCTATGACAACGAGAACGGGGAGCCTCGCGGCGACACTTACCGAGCTTATGAGGACGAATACAGCTACTACAAGGGGCATGGCTATGAAGGCTACGAGGGCCAGAATTATTACTACCATCAGTGA
- the Ibsp gene encoding bone sialoprotein 2 isoform X2, which produces MKTALILLSILGMACAFSMKNFHRRIKAEDSEENGVFKYRPRYFLYKHAYFYPPLKRFPVQGGSDSSEENGDDDSSEEEGEEETSNEEENNEDSEGNEDQEAEAENATLSTLSGVTASYGAETTPQAQTFELAALQLPKKAGDAESRAPKVKESDEEEEEEEEENENEEAEVDEKELAVNGTSTNSTEVDGGNGSSGGDNGEEAEAEEASVTEADAEGATGGRELTSVGTQTAVLPNGFQQTTPPPEAYGTTSPPIRKSSTVEYGGEYEQTGNEYNNEYEVYDNENGEPRGDTYRAYEDEYSYYKGHGYEGYEGQNYYYHQ; this is translated from the exons ATGAAGACTGCTTTAATTTTGCTCAGCATTTTGGGAATGGCCTGTGCTTTCTCG ATGAAAAATTTCCATCGAAGAATCAAAGCAGAGGATTCTGAAGAAAACGGG GTCTTTAAGTACCGGCCACGCTACTTTCTTTATAAACATGCCTACTTTTATCCTCCTCTGAAACGGTTTCCAGTCCAG GGAGGCAGTGACTCTTCCGAAGAAAATGGAGACGACGATAGttctgaggaggagggggaggaagag ACTTCAAACGAAGAGGAAAACAATGAAGATTCTGAGGGGAATGAAGaccaggaggccgaggcagagaATGCCACACTTTCCACACTCTCGGGTGTAACAGCTAGCTACGGAGCAGAGACCACACCCCAAGCACAGACTTTTGAGTTAGCGGCACTACAACTGCCCAAGAAG GCTGGAGATGCAGAAAGCAGGGCTCCAAAAGTGAAGGAAAGTgacgaggaagaagaagaggaagaggaagaaaatgagaacgAAGAAGCAGAAGTGGATGAAAAGGAGCTGGCGGTCAACGGCACCAGCACCAACTCCACGGAGGTGGACGGCGGGAATGGCAGCAGCGGAGGCGACAACGGGGAAGAAGCCGAAGCAGAGGAGGCAAGCGTCACTGAAGCAGATGCAGAAGGAGCCACAGGGGGCAGGGAACTGACCAGTGTTGGCACCCAGACAGCTGTCCTTCCGAATGGGTTTCAGCAGACGACCCCACCGCCCGAAGCCTATGGGACCACCTCACCACCGATCAGAAAGAGCAGCACCGTTGAGTATGGGGGAGAATACGAACAAACAGGCAACGAGTACAACAATGAGTATGAAGTCTATGACAACGAGAACGGGGAGCCTCGCGGCGACACTTACCGAGCTTATGAGGACGAATACAGCTACTACAAGGGGCATGGCTATGAAGGCTACGAGGGCCAGAATTATTACTACCATCAGTGA